Proteins encoded in a region of the Candidatus Auribacterota bacterium genome:
- a CDS encoding ATP-binding protein, with translation MDITIVIKRTTLYALLTASITVSYIGIVLGSNWLFGGIMGLQTLIPAMVAALLIAFAFAPVKEGIQAFIDKTLFKKRYDHRKILSDLSRILTSIYSLEELLSLILRVITKAMGVERGSIYLPQYPGKAFIAMAHHGNNNTASSHTAIALDSPLIRKLMWRRDLILREQLERLPQSQETGAIVALLGNVKADICIPIFSKDVLTGLLFLGSKETGETFTLEDIEMFNTLSHHIAVAIENAQLYTKVEESKIYQEILLNNLTSGIVAIDLSGRITAFNARAEKMLGLSAERALSADLNLLAPELRDVLLDTLKNRVSVSAEEVVLKTDTDKDLPLAVSSSIFNSYDGKTLGALIVFSDLTERKILETEMRRADRLASLGTLAAGMAHEIKNPLVALKTFTQLLPEKYSDREFRENFSKLANQEVDRINSLVEQLLNFARPSLPSFRKTDICEILENTLFLLKSKTTEQNIEVKKEIEKLPLMIMADGDQLKQVLLNIIINSLQAMGEKGILTVSARIRRATEAAAAAARGEGLVRRLHRLWAQDCVLIEISDTGKGIDPKDLPHLFDPFFTTKESGAGLGLAIAHSIIKEHGGIIDVKSMVGEGTTFSITMPMLPHESTVSAK, from the coding sequence ATGGACATCACGATCGTTATCAAGCGCACGACGCTCTATGCGTTGCTCACCGCGTCCATTACGGTAAGCTATATCGGGATCGTGCTGGGATCAAACTGGCTCTTCGGCGGCATCATGGGGCTGCAGACGTTGATCCCGGCAATGGTGGCTGCCCTCCTGATTGCGTTTGCGTTTGCGCCGGTCAAGGAAGGCATCCAGGCATTCATTGATAAAACACTTTTCAAGAAAAGATACGACCATCGCAAGATTCTCAGTGACCTGAGCAGAATACTCACCTCGATCTACAGCCTCGAGGAACTGCTCTCGCTTATCCTCAGGGTGATCACGAAGGCCATGGGTGTGGAGCGCGGCTCTATTTATCTCCCGCAGTACCCCGGCAAGGCGTTTATTGCGATGGCCCATCATGGAAATAACAATACCGCCTCGAGTCACACGGCGATCGCACTGGACAGTCCGCTCATAAGGAAGCTCATGTGGAGGCGTGACCTCATACTCAGAGAGCAGCTCGAGCGGCTGCCCCAGTCTCAGGAGACGGGCGCGATCGTCGCATTGCTCGGGAATGTGAAAGCCGATATATGCATCCCCATCTTTTCAAAGGACGTACTGACGGGATTGCTTTTCCTCGGGAGCAAGGAGACGGGTGAGACATTCACGCTCGAGGACATAGAAATGTTCAACACCCTCTCCCATCACATCGCCGTTGCCATTGAAAACGCCCAGCTCTACACCAAGGTGGAGGAGAGCAAGATATACCAGGAGATCCTCCTCAATAACCTGACGAGCGGAATCGTTGCCATAGACCTGAGCGGGAGGATCACCGCGTTCAACGCGAGGGCGGAGAAGATGCTCGGGTTGAGCGCCGAGCGCGCACTCAGCGCTGACCTCAACCTCCTCGCCCCGGAGCTCAGAGATGTACTTCTCGACACGCTGAAGAACAGGGTGAGCGTGAGCGCGGAGGAGGTGGTGCTCAAGACGGACACGGACAAAGACCTGCCGCTCGCGGTGAGCTCATCGATATTCAATAGCTACGACGGCAAGACGCTCGGGGCCCTCATCGTGTTCTCGGACCTCACGGAGAGGAAGATACTCGAGACGGAGATGCGCCGCGCCGACAGGCTCGCCTCCCTCGGCACGCTCGCGGCGGGGATGGCCCACGAGATCAAGAACCCGCTGGTCGCTTTGAAAACGTTCACGCAGCTTCTGCCGGAAAAATACAGCGACCGGGAATTCAGAGAGAACTTTTCAAAGTTGGCGAACCAGGAGGTGGACAGGATCAACTCCCTCGTCGAGCAGCTCCTCAATTTCGCCCGTCCCTCGCTGCCCTCGTTCAGAAAAACAGATATATGCGAGATTCTTGAGAATACGCTTTTCCTCCTGAAGAGCAAGACCACCGAGCAGAATATAGAGGTGAAGAAAGAAATCGAGAAACTGCCGCTGATGATCATGGCCGACGGAGACCAGCTCAAGCAGGTGCTGTTGAATATCATCATCAACTCCCTCCAGGCGATGGGGGAAAAGGGAATTCTCACGGTCTCGGCGAGGATTCGGAGGGCCACCGAGGCGGCTGCGGCTGCCGCGCGCGGGGAGGGGCTCGTGAGGAGGCTCCACCGGCTCTGGGCCCAGGACTGCGTGCTCATCGAGATATCAGATACCGGCAAGGGGATCGATCCGAAAGACCTCCCCCACCTCTTTGACCCGTTTTTCACCACGAAGGAATCAGGGGCGGGCCTCGGCCTCGCCATCGCGCACAGCATCATCAAGGAGCACGGCGGGATCATCGATGTGAAAAGTATGGTGGGGGAGGGGACGACGTTTTCAATTACGATGCCCATGTTGCCGCATGAATCAACGGTTTCTGCAAAATAG
- a CDS encoding ABC transporter substrate-binding protein: MKYVVFVAALIAYVTVGFVLAQTQPVEKAGGQAPSSAATTGAQSSSPNPAERTLRFISDFSSPPFSYKEGMKRVGFEVDLAEALGKELGAKIEWTEMNFSINAYASALDMGKADAAISSISITNDRKEQLAFTRPYYRAGFAIAVNKDVDWEHQWFTSGLKGWKIGVMRGTTGEQWARDNLDGKIETYSSADRLGQALKNSRGALKSGKAGFCIFHDETILKWILSDYSYHYQIPERKIAREYYGIAVSKNNTTLLSELNAALGKLRDSGAYKKIYQKWYRESQDMPMFNE; this comes from the coding sequence ATGAAATATGTCGTCTTTGTCGCGGCGCTGATCGCGTACGTCACAGTGGGTTTCGTCCTCGCTCAGACCCAGCCCGTCGAAAAGGCGGGAGGGCAGGCCCCCTCCTCAGCGGCCACAACAGGCGCTCAATCAAGCTCACCGAACCCCGCCGAGAGAACACTGCGTTTTATTTCAGATTTTTCCTCTCCCCCATTTTCATACAAGGAGGGAATGAAACGCGTCGGCTTCGAAGTTGACCTCGCCGAGGCACTGGGGAAGGAGCTCGGAGCGAAAATTGAGTGGACTGAGATGAACTTCAGCATCAATGCGTACGCGAGTGCGCTCGACATGGGGAAAGCCGATGCGGCCATATCGAGCATTAGCATTACCAACGACAGGAAAGAACAGCTCGCGTTCACTCGCCCCTACTACCGCGCCGGATTTGCCATTGCGGTGAATAAGGACGTTGACTGGGAGCACCAGTGGTTCACCTCGGGGCTCAAGGGATGGAAAATTGGCGTGATGAGAGGGACGACCGGCGAGCAGTGGGCACGGGATAATCTCGATGGCAAAATTGAGACCTACTCATCGGCTGATCGCCTCGGCCAGGCACTCAAGAACTCAAGGGGGGCTTTGAAGAGCGGGAAGGCCGGCTTCTGTATTTTCCACGACGAGACCATCCTGAAGTGGATTCTCTCTGATTACAGCTATCATTACCAGATCCCTGAAAGGAAAATCGCGCGCGAGTACTACGGCATCGCCGTGAGCAAGAACAACACAACACTCCTCTCCGAACTCAACGCGGCGCTGGGCAAGCTCCGCGACAGCGGCGCCTATAAGAAAATCTACCAGAAGTGGTACCGCGAGTCTCAAGACATGCCGATGTTCAATGAATAG
- a CDS encoding ATP-binding protein encodes MIRRDRELKIVRGFLRRYPVVGIVGARQVGKTTLARSLASEARGPTTYYDLENPEDMARLGDPMLVLKSLRGLVVIDEIQRYPGLFNILRVLADRPGTPARFLILGSASPELLRQSSETLAGRIAYHEMRGFSLDETGMEYSARLWLRGGFPRSFLARSLSESDEWRRGFIRTFLERDIPQLGINIRSVTLRRFWTMLAHWHGQIWNASEFARSFGVADTTVRHYLDLLTSALVVRQLLPWHENISKRQVKSPKVYIADSGMLHSLLNLRNMTDLEGNPKVGASWEGFVAGEIIRRLEADTDECFFWATHAGAELDLLVVRGRHRWGFEVKRTSAPQITTSMRIALSDLKLDRLDVVHAGEHTFLLGKKIRAVSFPRILEELTPLR; translated from the coding sequence ATGATAAGACGCGATAGGGAATTGAAAATTGTACGCGGGTTTCTCCGACGTTATCCCGTTGTGGGAATTGTCGGGGCGCGCCAGGTGGGAAAAACCACCCTCGCGCGTTCCCTTGCATCGGAGGCGCGGGGACCGACGACATATTATGATCTTGAAAATCCAGAGGATATGGCGCGACTCGGTGATCCGATGCTGGTGCTTAAATCGCTGAGGGGTCTTGTCGTTATTGATGAGATTCAAAGATATCCGGGCCTCTTCAATATTCTGCGTGTATTAGCCGATCGACCCGGGACACCCGCTCGTTTCCTGATCCTTGGGAGTGCATCACCTGAGCTGCTTCGCCAGAGTTCTGAGACACTCGCGGGCAGAATTGCATACCACGAAATGAGAGGTTTCTCGCTTGACGAGACGGGGATGGAGTACTCAGCCCGGCTTTGGCTGAGGGGCGGATTCCCGCGTTCATTCCTTGCCCGCTCTCTCTCTGAAAGTGATGAGTGGCGCCGCGGATTCATCAGGACCTTCCTTGAGAGGGATATCCCTCAACTCGGCATTAACATCCGTTCGGTTACGCTACGTCGTTTCTGGACGATGCTGGCTCACTGGCACGGGCAGATCTGGAATGCCTCGGAATTTGCGCGATCCTTCGGGGTTGCCGATACAACGGTCCGGCATTATCTCGATCTGCTTACGTCCGCGCTCGTTGTTCGACAACTGCTCCCATGGCATGAAAATATTTCCAAGCGCCAGGTAAAATCGCCCAAGGTGTATATCGCCGATAGCGGCATGCTGCACTCATTGCTTAATCTAAGGAACATGACGGATCTCGAAGGAAATCCGAAGGTGGGGGCATCGTGGGAGGGATTTGTAGCCGGGGAGATTATTCGTCGATTGGAAGCAGACACAGACGAATGTTTTTTCTGGGCAACGCACGCAGGGGCTGAACTTGATCTCCTTGTGGTCAGGGGACGGCATCGGTGGGGCTTTGAAGTGAAGCGAACCAGCGCGCCACAGATCACCACATCGATGCGGATTGCGCTCTCCGACTTGAAGTTGGATCGGTTGGACGTTGTTCATGCGGGGGAGCATACTTTCCTGCTCGGCAAAAAGATACGTGCGGTGTCTTTTCCAAGGATTCTGGAGGAACTTACGCCGTTGCGATAA
- a CDS encoding ATP-binding protein, protein MKCGMVISNEKSLVETLDIVLSGVAHLLKAATTHQGIKEVATGHVDFVILDSCVKDRDTAEAVRKLLQAQTSLPVIVLVPSIHASLVDEVREAGAYVVLEKPFDRRVIRDLVERAMERKELLHEIEFLKTTGQRPPEAAGPERESDPSRFYHELVRRFSKAISQVFDHKKLLDLAVESLIETFGAGRAAIFLFDQRGGKYIPVASSGYLQELITTHTLEPSDLLPVWLSRHNQLLLTREMTGGDQFELYQQASLLDAEIISGLFAKGKLIGMLVLGSKVTGRQYGDTDLELLSILTTYLAMAVENALLYRDIARSRAHNEQVLNYLRSGIVTIDSKGIITLFNAAAEEILGCTRAEMVGQKVEKLGSVFADLMLRTLKGEVVYTRHEIVSPVNKKPLGVSTSEMRDDEGHTAGAIMVFADLSAIKKMKEKEKDFERIEFWAKVASRLAHEVKNPLVPIKTFAQLLPQRYKDKEFREEFFKVVNGEIERLNDIITQLTKFADSPPVQLKSTHIHKVIEDALNFERVKLSAKNAKVIKNFAKEPLAARVDSALLSEAFANIIDNAADAIADKGTITISTALTQAVHGQNGAVEVLFKDNGGGMTEEELGAIFTPFATSKTRGMGLGLAIARRIVMDHQGSIGVDSAPGKGSVIRVAIPIEGAGQE, encoded by the coding sequence ATGAAGTGCGGGATGGTTATTTCAAACGAAAAGTCGCTGGTTGAAACGCTGGATATTGTGCTCTCCGGCGTTGCACATCTGCTGAAGGCAGCGACGACCCACCAGGGGATCAAGGAAGTGGCAACCGGTCACGTTGACTTTGTCATCCTTGACTCCTGTGTCAAAGATCGTGATACCGCGGAGGCAGTGAGGAAACTCCTCCAGGCGCAGACGTCGTTGCCGGTCATCGTCCTCGTCCCCTCGATTCATGCGTCGTTGGTGGATGAGGTGAGGGAGGCCGGCGCGTATGTCGTGCTGGAGAAGCCGTTTGACCGGCGGGTGATTCGCGACCTGGTGGAGCGGGCGATGGAGCGGAAGGAGCTCCTCCACGAGATAGAATTTTTAAAAACCACGGGGCAGCGGCCGCCCGAGGCTGCGGGCCCCGAACGAGAGTCCGATCCCTCCCGTTTTTACCACGAGCTCGTGCGGCGTTTCTCAAAAGCCATCTCGCAGGTGTTCGATCACAAGAAGCTCCTCGACCTCGCAGTCGAGAGCCTCATCGAAACATTCGGCGCGGGCAGGGCGGCGATATTTCTCTTCGACCAGAGGGGCGGTAAGTACATACCGGTCGCCTCCAGCGGCTATCTCCAGGAACTTATCACCACACATACCCTTGAGCCATCTGACCTGCTCCCGGTATGGCTCTCGAGGCATAACCAGTTGCTGCTCACCAGGGAGATGACGGGTGGGGACCAGTTCGAACTCTATCAGCAGGCCTCGTTACTTGACGCGGAGATCATCTCGGGACTGTTTGCCAAGGGAAAGCTCATCGGCATGCTTGTGCTGGGGAGCAAGGTGACGGGGAGGCAGTATGGCGACACCGACCTGGAGCTCCTCTCCATCCTCACGACCTACCTCGCGATGGCGGTGGAGAATGCGCTGCTCTACAGGGACATCGCGAGAAGCCGCGCCCATAACGAACAGGTGCTGAACTACCTCAGGAGCGGCATCGTCACGATAGATTCCAAGGGAATCATCACCCTGTTCAATGCCGCGGCGGAGGAGATCCTCGGGTGCACGCGGGCGGAGATGGTGGGTCAGAAGGTGGAAAAATTGGGCTCGGTGTTTGCGGACCTCATGCTCAGGACGCTGAAGGGAGAGGTCGTGTATACGCGCCACGAGATCGTCTCGCCCGTGAACAAGAAGCCGCTCGGCGTGAGCACCTCCGAGATGCGGGATGACGAGGGGCACACCGCCGGCGCCATCATGGTCTTCGCCGATCTCTCGGCGATCAAAAAGATGAAGGAGAAGGAGAAGGACTTTGAGCGGATCGAGTTCTGGGCCAAGGTTGCCAGCAGGCTCGCGCACGAGGTGAAGAACCCCCTCGTCCCGATCAAGACCTTCGCGCAGCTCCTGCCCCAAAGATACAAAGATAAGGAGTTCAGAGAGGAATTCTTTAAAGTGGTGAACGGCGAGATCGAGCGTCTGAACGATATCATCACCCAGCTCACGAAGTTCGCCGACTCACCGCCGGTTCAACTAAAATCCACGCACATCCACAAGGTTATCGAAGACGCGCTGAACTTCGAGAGGGTCAAGCTCAGCGCCAAAAATGCCAAGGTGATTAAAAATTTCGCGAAGGAACCGCTCGCGGCGCGTGTCGATTCGGCCCTCCTCTCCGAGGCGTTCGCGAACATCATTGACAACGCGGCCGATGCGATCGCCGACAAGGGGACCATCACCATTTCAACGGCCCTGACGCAGGCGGTGCACGGCCAGAACGGCGCGGTGGAGGTTCTGTTCAAAGATAACGGTGGGGGGATGACGGAGGAGGAGCTCGGCGCCATATTCACCCCCTTTGCCACCTCGAAGACGAGAGGCATGGGGCTCGGCCTCGCCATCGCGAGGCGGATCGTGATGGATCATCAGGGATCGATCGGGGTGGACAGTGCTCCCGGGAAGGGGAGCGTGATCAGGGTGGCGATCCCGATTGAAGGTGCGGGCCAGGAGTAG
- a CDS encoding response regulator, translated as MKTILIVDDERGTRESVRVILEDSYNVRLAASGQEAIKAIGEDEIDLVFLDILMPGLDGLTVIKEIRKKSGAEVVILTAVKDIRMAVKAMKLGAADYLVKPFDADELRRLVERIVRPRKKGDEPDPSLPAPVRVHSLEAAEHDLKRRLILDALEKCHWNQTRAAQRLKISRRKLKYRMDILGILPEKGKGRPRKSS; from the coding sequence ATGAAAACAATTCTTATCGTGGATGACGAACGCGGCACGCGTGAATCGGTGCGGGTAATACTCGAAGATTCCTACAATGTCCGCCTCGCCGCCAGCGGACAGGAGGCCATAAAGGCGATCGGGGAGGATGAGATCGACCTGGTCTTCCTCGACATACTCATGCCCGGCCTCGACGGGTTGACCGTCATCAAGGAAATTAGAAAGAAGAGCGGGGCGGAGGTGGTGATACTGACTGCCGTTAAGGATATAAGGATGGCGGTGAAGGCGATGAAGCTCGGGGCGGCTGACTACCTTGTCAAGCCCTTCGACGCGGATGAGCTCCGGCGTCTGGTGGAGCGGATTGTGCGGCCACGAAAGAAGGGGGATGAGCCCGATCCGTCGTTGCCCGCGCCCGTCCGCGTTCATTCCCTGGAGGCCGCAGAACATGATCTCAAGAGGCGGCTTATTCTTGACGCGCTGGAGAAATGCCACTGGAACCAGACAAGGGCTGCGCAGAGGCTTAAGATCAGCCGGAGGAAGCTCAAATACCGGATGGACATCCTGGGAATCTTGCCTGAAAAGGGCAAAGGCAGGCCCAGAAAATCGTCATAA
- the miaB gene encoding tRNA (N6-isopentenyl adenosine(37)-C2)-methylthiotransferase MiaB produces the protein MSDKERPLEPAPRKVHLRTYGCQMNEYDSEVIAGLFERDGWVLTDDESQANVILLNTCSVRQHAEDRVWGALFELRERAMREPGLIIGVCGCMAQAKAQEIARRCPHVKVICGTRAFNRLPELVARAAEGRGMVIDIDMSREPCLAGLPKRRRSRLKAFVPVMRGCENYCAYCVVPYVRGHEVSRSLKEVLAEVESLAREGCREVMLLGQNVNSYRAGGVSFSALLREVAAIKGIDRIRFMTSHPKDFSDELIRAMAEVPQVCEHLHLPLQSGSDKTLKVMNRGYTFESYRGLAQKIREAVPEISLSTDILVGFPGETDDDFNQTARALDEIGFDSAFIFKYSDREGTRAYELQPKVGEAVVVQRHAELLKLQEKIGMEKNKKLLGASLEVLVEGYSPRNPERLFGRTGTNKRVVFEGSGDLIGKFVYVIIREATPLTLIGEAV, from the coding sequence ATGAGCGATAAAGAGAGACCCTTGGAACCGGCACCCCGTAAAGTGCATCTCCGCACCTACGGCTGCCAGATGAACGAGTATGATTCCGAGGTGATCGCGGGTCTGTTCGAGAGAGATGGGTGGGTCCTCACGGATGACGAGTCGCAAGCCAATGTGATTCTCCTGAACACCTGCTCGGTGCGGCAGCACGCCGAGGACAGGGTGTGGGGGGCGCTCTTCGAACTTCGCGAGCGCGCGATGCGGGAGCCCGGGCTCATCATCGGCGTCTGCGGGTGCATGGCCCAGGCGAAAGCACAAGAGATTGCGCGGAGGTGCCCTCACGTGAAGGTCATCTGCGGTACGCGCGCGTTCAACCGGCTCCCGGAGCTTGTCGCGAGGGCGGCTGAAGGGCGAGGGATGGTGATCGACATTGACATGAGCAGGGAGCCATGTCTCGCCGGTCTCCCCAAGAGGAGAAGGAGCAGGCTCAAGGCCTTTGTCCCTGTCATGCGCGGCTGCGAGAACTACTGCGCCTACTGCGTGGTCCCCTACGTGCGGGGACACGAGGTGAGCAGATCGTTGAAAGAAGTGCTCGCCGAGGTGGAATCGCTCGCGCGTGAGGGCTGCCGTGAAGTGATGCTGCTCGGTCAGAATGTGAACAGCTATCGCGCGGGGGGCGTCTCTTTTTCTGCCCTGCTGCGGGAGGTCGCGGCAATCAAAGGAATCGATCGGATCAGGTTTATGACGTCGCACCCGAAGGACTTCTCCGACGAACTCATCCGCGCGATGGCAGAAGTTCCCCAGGTGTGCGAGCATCTCCATCTCCCGCTCCAATCCGGATCCGACAAAACCCTCAAAGTAATGAATAGGGGGTACACATTTGAATCATACCGTGGACTCGCACAAAAAATACGAGAAGCCGTTCCGGAGATCTCTTTGAGCACCGACATACTGGTCGGCTTCCCGGGGGAGACCGATGACGATTTCAATCAGACGGCTCGTGCACTTGATGAGATTGGCTTTGACAGCGCATTCATATTCAAGTACTCAGACCGTGAGGGAACGAGAGCGTATGAGCTACAGCCCAAGGTCGGGGAGGCTGTGGTCGTACAGCGCCACGCGGAACTCCTGAAACTCCAGGAGAAGATCGGCATGGAGAAGAACAAAAAGCTGCTCGGGGCATCGCTTGAGGTCCTTGTTGAGGGATACAGCCCGAGGAATCCGGAGCGTCTCTTCGGCAGGACGGGGACGAATAAGCGCGTCGTCTTCGAGGGGAGCGGGGATTTGATAGGGAAGTTCGTTTATGTTATCATACGCGAGGCGACGCCGCTCACGCTCATCGGAGAAGCGGTTTAA
- a CDS encoding LapA family protein has translation MSPKMPEKEIVKLIAALVIFIFLIVFAIQNFHEKTRVHLLFWQIGRTPISIIIFVSILIGVLIAIAELLPHVLRLRKRAQDAEAELTRLKPPQQQKQQRE, from the coding sequence ATGAGTCCCAAGATGCCGGAGAAGGAGATTGTCAAACTGATCGCCGCCCTCGTGATTTTTATTTTCCTGATAGTGTTCGCCATCCAGAACTTCCACGAGAAGACCAGGGTGCACCTCTTGTTCTGGCAGATCGGGAGGACGCCCATCAGCATCATCATCTTCGTCTCTATCCTGATCGGAGTGCTCATCGCCATCGCCGAGCTCCTGCCGCATGTGCTGCGGCTGAGGAAACGGGCGCAGGATGCCGAGGCGGAGCTCACCCGCCTAAAACCGCCACAACAGCAAAAACAACAACGAGAATAG
- a CDS encoding PQQ-binding-like beta-propeller repeat protein: protein MKPRILVGVIVSFLLILLSNSVLHAQLATSSWPMFHQNLQHTGQSPYAGPSVPALAWTYETGAAIGYSSPAIDPDGKVVVGSYDGYLYSINADATLNWSYQAGGGVPFITSSPAIGSDGTVYVGMPYNFLYSINSNGAFGWSYETTSDIVSSPAIGSDGKVYVGSYDTCLYSINSNASLDWSYKTGYYIAMSSPAIGLDGRVYIGSKDLHLYSINSNATLDWSYMIGHFLDSSPVIGLDGRVYIGSKDNALYSINSNATLGWSYETGLLIISSPAIGSDGEVYIGSADDYLYSINSNATLDWSYRTGSAIESSPAIGSDGKVYVGSYDTCLYSINSNAILDWSYKTEHTIDSSPAIGSDKRVCFGSWDGYLYIIQEEPTSTPTVTPTQTATRTPTRTPTHTPTNTPTNTPTDTPTHTPTNTPTQTPTETPTSTPTDTPTETAVPTLTPTATPTPPLVVVPGPLTTGQTFSLYVGLTEDITPPFDFYMLADTPAGVYTIYLNGKIKKGITPLYKNVQSFTKDFITTVRPAVKIPASMKGKTITFYTAVIEAGKKPPVRKLSDLTPSTQYVILLSKGAAVVN from the coding sequence ATGAAACCAAGAATACTTGTCGGTGTGATTGTATCCTTCCTCTTGATCCTTCTCTCAAATTCAGTCCTCCATGCCCAGCTTGCCACCAGCTCCTGGCCGATGTTTCACCAGAATCTCCAGCACACAGGCCAGAGCCCTTATGCCGGCCCCTCAGTACCAGCTCTGGCGTGGACGTATGAAACCGGGGCCGCTATAGGCTATTCTTCGCCCGCGATAGACCCTGATGGGAAAGTAGTTGTCGGCTCCTATGATGGTTACCTCTACAGCATTAATGCAGATGCGACTTTAAACTGGAGTTATCAGGCCGGCGGTGGCGTGCCCTTCATAACATCCTCGCCCGCGATAGGTTCGGATGGAACAGTATATGTTGGCATGCCGTATAATTTCCTCTATAGCATTAATTCTAATGGGGCCTTCGGCTGGAGTTATGAAACCACGAGCGATATAGTTTCCTCACCCGCAATAGGTTCGGATGGGAAGGTATACGTTGGCTCGTATGATACTTGCCTCTATAGTATTAATTCAAACGCGAGCCTTGATTGGAGTTATAAAACCGGGTACTACATAGCGATGTCCTCACCCGCGATAGGTTTGGATGGGAGGGTGTATATTGGCTCGAAGGATCTTCACCTCTATAGCATCAATTCAAACGCAACCCTTGACTGGAGTTATATGATCGGGCACTTCTTAGATTCCTCACCCGTGATAGGTTTGGATGGGAGGGTGTATATTGGCTCGAAGGATAATGCTCTCTATAGCATTAATTCAAACGCGACCCTCGGCTGGAGCTATGAAACCGGGCTCCTCATAATATCCTCACCCGCGATAGGTTCAGATGGAGAGGTTTATATCGGCTCCGCGGATGATTATCTATATAGCATCAATTCAAACGCGACCCTTGACTGGAGTTATAGAACTGGAAGCGCTATAGAGTCCTCGCCCGCCATAGGTTCGGATGGGAAGGTATACGTTGGCTCGTATGATACTTGCCTCTATAGTATTAATTCAAACGCGATCCTTGATTGGAGTTATAAAACCGAACACACGATAGATTCCTCACCCGCGATAGGTTCGGATAAGAGGGTGTGTTTTGGCTCGTGGGATGGTTACCTCTATATTATCCAGGAGGAGCCAACATCCACCCCGACTGTAACTCCAACACAGACGGCGACAAGAACGCCAACACGAACACCGACGCATACTCCGACAAACACGCCGACCAATACGCCAACTGACACACCCACTCATACTCCGACGAACACCCCAACTCAGACGCCGACGGAGACGCCGACCAGTACGCCTACGGACACTCCAACGGAGACGGCGGTTCCCACGCTGACGCCAACCGCAACGCCCACACCGCCGCTGGTCGTTGTTCCGGGGCCGCTGACAACCGGGCAGACCTTCTCACTGTACGTGGGGCTGACTGAGGATATTACCCCGCCATTCGACTTCTATATGCTCGCCGACACTCCTGCCGGGGTCTATACGATCTACCTGAACGGCAAGATCAAGAAGGGAATCACGCCGCTCTACAAGAACGTGCAGAGCTTTACCAAGGATTTCATAACGACGGTGCGCCCCGCGGTCAAAATCCCCGCGTCCATGAAGGGGAAGACGATCACCTTTTACACCGCTGTCATAGAGGCGGGCAAGAAGCCGCCGGTGAGGAAGCTTTCTGATCTCACGCCGAGCACCCAGTATGTGATCTTGCTTTCGAAGGGCGCGGCGGTGGTCAACTGA